DNA sequence from the Deltaproteobacteria bacterium RBG_16_64_85 genome:
CCGGCTCATCGGAATCCTCCCTTGAACCTGTCAGACGGATTCACGGCACCGCCTGCGCTACCTGCGGTACTTGCGGGCGGCTAGGGAATATCCCCAGTCCTTGAGGCCCCTTCGGTGAACTTCTTGGTGTTCCCCTTGTGGACCAGGTTGGCGGATCTTCTCTCCATCTTTGGGCGGAACCAAGGTCTTGAACGGGGCCATCTTGCCCTCCGCCGGCAATGGAAATTAAGGGGTGATTTCTAACCGGAATGGGTGATCCTTCCCCCAGACCGAGCATACAGTATACAATGGGGTTGGGGATGTCAAGTAAAACCGAGCGATTTCCCGCTTGGCGAAGCAGCGGCGGTTCGCCGCTATTTTCGCTTCGTTCCGCTCCCCCGAAGGGCCGCGAGAATCCCCGCCGTGTCGACCCGTTCGCCGACGAGGCTGACTCCCCGCTCGATCTTTTCCTTCTCCCGGATCCGAAGCCGGCCCATCAGGCGCTCGAATTTCTCCACCGTGAAGAGCGTGTCTTCCTGAACGACCAGGATCGGAACCCCCGCCTCCTGCGCGCGGGAACGGATGAGCTCGTTCGGGGCGACGCCCCCGGTCAGCACCATGCAGGTGGTGTCGGTTTCCAGGGCGGCGAGCTGGATGTCGGCCCGGTGCCCCCCCGTGATCACGGCCTTCCGGGGGGTGCGCCGGAAGACGCGCAGCGCGCTGTCCACATCCATCGCCCCGATGCAGAACCGCTCGATCATCGTGCCCAGGGCCTCCTCCCCGCAGGCGACGTCCGCGGAAAGGCTCTCGGAAAGCGTCTTCACGCTCACGCTGTCGAGCACCGCATCCGACGGCATCGCGCCGAACACGCGGAGGTTCCTCGCAGCGAAGTACGGGAGGACGGTTTCCCGGAGAAACGCCTCCTGCGCCTTCGCCACGCGGTTGAGCACCACTCCCAGGAGCCTCTCCCTGAGCTCGCCGGCGGCCCAGAGGATCTGATCCATCGACTTCTCGCCGGAGAACCTGTCCACGAGGAGGACCCTGCAGTCGAGCTCGGAAATCAGCGCCAGCGGGGAGATTCCCAGGAAGACACCGTCGCGCAGATTGGCCGCGCCCCCGAGCAGGAGCGCGTCGGTGCGGGAGGCGGCCTTTTCGACGGCGTCCAGGATGCGGTTCTTGAGGCGGAGAGGCTCGCCCCGGTACGCTGCCATAACGAGGTCCTGGGTGATGACGACCGGACAGACGGCTTCCGGCGGACCCGGGAGGCCGAGTTCGGACGCGAGGAAGGAAGCATCTTCATCGACCACCCTTCCCCCCTCCACCACCGGGATTTTCCCGAGAGGCTTGACGTATCCGACGGCAACCCCTTCGCGCGCCCAAAGCTTCGCCAGGGCGAGCGCGACGAGGGTTTTCCCTGCGAACGAAGAGGTCGACGCCACGTACAGTTTCATGTTTTCGCCTCCGCGATGGTCATCCGGCAGTCGATCGCCCGGATGCCGCGCCCTTTCGGCATCACCAGAACCGGATTGAGATCGAGTTCCTGGATCTCGGGGAAATCCAGGGACAGCCGCGAAACCCGGAGCAGTCCGTCGACGATCCCGCCTTCATCGGAGGGGGCACTTCCCCGGAAGGACGAGAGCAGCGGATAGGCCCGGATTTCCCGGACCATCTCCACGGCGTCCCGCCGCGACAACGGCGCAACCCGGAACGACACGTCCTTCAGGACCTCCACGTTGATTCCCCCCAGGCCGAACATGAGAAGGGGGCCGAACTGCGGGTCGCGGCTCATCCCCAGGATCACCTCCCGGCCTCCGGTCACCATCTCCTGGACGGATACGCCGGCGATCCAGGCGGACGGGACCATGCGCCGCGCCGTGGAGGTGATCTCCACGAACGCCCGGGCCACCGATTCCGCGTCCGACAGGTTCAGCCGGACCCCCCCGACGTCCGTCTTGTGCAGGATGTCCGGAGAGACGATCTTCATCGCCACCGGGCGCCGCAGCTCCTCGAACGCCCGGACCGCCTCCTGGCTCGTCTGCGCAAACGCGTGCCTCGGGAACCAGAATCCGTAGGCCTCCAGGATGGAGCGGCCCTCCTCCTCGCCCAGCGTCTTCTTCCCCGCGTCCAGCGCGGCCCGGATCGCCGCGCGCGCTTCCGCCTGCCGGATCCCCGCCAGTTCCGAGGAGTCCGGCGGAACCCCTCCCTGTACGCTGTGGTACCGGAGCATGGCGTGTAACGACCGCACGGCCCTCTCCGGGACGGGATAGTTGGGAATCCCGCCCGTGGAAAGTATCCTTCGGGCCTCCATCACGGAGGCTTCGCCGAGAAACGAGGCGAAGGCGGTCCTGCCGGATCCCGCAAGAGCCTGGACGGTGGCTTGTGCCGTTCCCTCCGGCTCGGTCATCGCCTGCGGGGTCAGAAGAACCAGAACGGCGTCGATCGAGGGATCCTCGCGGATGGCGGACAAGGCCTCCCGGTACCGGTCGGCCCGGGCGTCCCCGATAATATCCACGGGATTTCCCAGGCTCGCCGTGGAAGGGAGCTTCCCGGAAAGCCGCCCCCGCAGTCCCGGGGAGATCTCGGCGAGGGGAATGCCGAGTTTCTCCGCCGTGTCCGCCGCCAGGATCCCGGGCCCCCCGGCATTGGTGAGGATGAGCAGGCGGTCGCCTCGCGGCATGGGCTGCAGGGCAAACCCGAGGGCAAAGTCGAGCAGGTCCTCCACGGTTTCCGCCCGCAGGATTCCCCCCTGGCGGAACGCCGCCGCGTAGGCACGGTCCGAACCGGCCAGGCTTCCCGTGTGAGAGGATGCGGCCCTCGCCCCCGCGGCGGTGGATCCTGCCTTGACGAGGATGACCGGCTTTCTTGCCGTCACCTCCCGCGAGACGCGCAGGAAGCGGATCCCGTCGTCGATGCTTTCGACGTATCCCAGGATGACCCGGGTCTCCGGGTCGCTCGACAGGTATTCCATGACATCCGATTCCGAGATGTCCGCCTTGTTGCCGAGACTGACGAATTTCGAAAAGCCGACGTTCTCGCCGATCGCCCAGTCCAGGATGGCGGTGCACAGGGCGCCGGACTGCGAGAAGAAGGAAATCGCGCCCGTGGGAGGGGTTCCCGCGGCAAAGGATGCGTTGAGCCGGGCGTGCGTGTTGATGAGGCCGAGGCAATTGGGCCCCAGCACCCTGACCTTCGAACTCCGCGCGGTTTCGCGGAGAGCGCGTTCCAGGACCGCCCCCTCCCCGCCGGTTTCCTTGAATCCGGCGGAAATGACGATGGCGGCCCTCATCCCCTTTTCCGCCAGCCGGGGGAGGGCGTCGAGGATGGCCAGGGGAGGAACGACGAAGACCCCCAGATCGACGGGGCCGGGGATCCCTTCGACGGAGGCATGGATGGGCCGTCCGAGCACCTCTCCTCCCCCCGGATTCACCCCGTGGATCTCGCCGGGGAAACCAGCATGGATCAGGTTGGCGAACACGCCGTGGCCGACCTTCTCCGGCTTTCGGGAGGCCCCTACGACGACGACGGATTTCGGGTGAAACAGCTCGTCCGGGATCACAGGAGCAAATGTATTCTTATTTGTTGCTTCATGGTAGGGAAAAACCAAAAGGAGGGCTTTGCGGGAAGGGGCGCGAAATGAGGAATCGACATCTTCTTCTTTTCCTGGCGTTTCTTCTTGCGGTTTCCCAGGCCTCCGGGTGCGCCAAACGCCAACTGACCAAGAGCCAGGCCGACCGGTTGGACGCCAACGCGACCAAGATCGCGAAGGCGGAATTCGACAGCGGAAGGTGACGATCTCCCTATTTCTTTTCCGGGGCGGTCACCCGGATGTGAAGTTCCCTCAGCTGCCGGTTGTCCACGGGCGACGGGGCGTCGGTCATGAGGCAGGTCGCTTTCTGTGTCTTCGGGAAGGCGATCACGTCCCGGAGCGACCGGGCTCCGGAGAGAATCATCGCCAGGCGGTCCAGGCCGAAGGCGATCCCGCCGTGGGGCGGCGCGCCGAACTCCAGCGCCTCCAGAAGGAAGCCGAATTTCACCTTCGCCTCCTCCGGGCCGATGTTGAGAAGCCGGAACATCTTCGACTGGATGTCCTGCCGGTGGATCCGGATGCTTCCTCCCCCGATCTCGGAGCCGTTCAGCACCAGGTCGTAGGCCTTTGCGCGGGCCTTTCCCGGATCCGTGTCCAGGAGCGGGAGATCCCCGTCCAGCGGAGCGGTGAAGGGGTGGTGCATCGCCGCGTACCGCTTCTCCTCCTTGTCCCACTCCAGGAGCGGAAAATCGACGACCCACAGGAAGTCGTAGCGGGACGTGTCGACGAGGTTCAGTTTTTCGCCCAGGTGAAGCCGCAGACGCCCCAGGGAGTCGCAGGCGATGAGGAATTCATCCGCTACCATGAGGATCAGGTCCCCCGGCTTGGCGCCGCTTCGGGAGAGAAGGCCTTTCTGCTGCTCCTCCTTGTAATGCTTGGCAAGGGGGGAGGAAAGCCCCTGCGCGGTGACCTTCCACCAGGAGAGGCCTCGTGCGCCGCCGATCCTGGCCACCTCCTCCAGCGCCGCCAGCTCGGAGCGGCTCGCCTCGCCCATGCCGGGGACCGTGATCCCGCGGATCACGCCGCCCTTGACCGCCGCCTCTGCGAACACCCGGAATTCGGTGTCCTTGAGCAGGTCCGTGTATTCCGTGATCTCGAGGCCGAACCGGGTGTCCGGCTTGTCGACCCCGAAACGGTCCATCGCTTCCCGGTAGCCCATACGGGGAAACGGCAAAGGGATCCGTACATCCAGGACGTCCCGGAAAATCCTCGCCATCAACCCCTCCATCATCAGGAAGAGATCCTCCCGGTCGATGAACGACATCTCCACGTCGATCTGCGTGAATTCCGGCTGGCGGTCGGCGCGCAGGTCCTCGTCACGGAAGCATTTCACGATCTGGGCGTACCGGTCGTACCCGGCGATCATCAGGATCTGCTTGAATAGCTGCGGGGACTGCGGGAGGGCGAAAAACATCCCGGGGTTGACGCGCGAGGGCACCAGGTAGTCCCGCGCCCCTTCCGGGGTGCTCTTCGTCAGGACCGGCGTTTCGATTTCGAAGAACCCGTTCTCGAAGAAGTACTCCCGGACGGCCCTCGCCAGAACGGCCCGCGACCGGAAGACGCCCTGGATCGAGGGGCGGCGCAGGTCGAGATACCGGTACTTCAGGCGCACGTTCTCGGCGACGTCGGTCTCCTCCTCGAGCGCGAACGGGATCGGCCTGGACTCGTTGAGGATCGCCAGCGATGCGGCCGCCACCTCGACCTCCCCCGTGGGAAGGTTCGGGTTCTCCGTTCCCTTCGGCCGTCTCCGCACCGTCCCACGGATCGAGAGGACGTACTCCACCCGCAGCCCATCGGCTCTCTCGTGCGCCTCCGGGGAATCCCCGGGATTGAACACCACCTGAACCAGTCCTTCCCGGTCGCGCAGGTCGACGAACACGAGGCCGCCGTGGTCCCTGCGGCGGTGAACCCATCCGCAAAGGACGATCTCCTTCCCCACGTGGTCGGGGCGTACCTGCCCGCAGTAGTGGGTCCGTTTATGCTCCGGAAGGAACGCGTCCACCGTCACTCCTCCTTTGTCAGGCGGATGAGCCTGCGCATCGCTTCGTCCTTGGGGATCTCTTCCTGGCTCCCCGCCGCCATGTCGCGGAAACCAACGGCGCCGCGGGCGTCCTCGGAATCGCCAAAGACGACAACGGCACTCGCCCCCGACCGGTCCGCACGCCGGAACTGCGCCTTGACGCTGCGTCCCTCATAGTCCATCTCGGCGCGGACGCCCCTCCCGATCAGCTCCATCTTCCACCGGAACG
Encoded proteins:
- a CDS encoding aspartate--tRNA ligase, with product MDAFLPEHKRTHYCGQVRPDHVGKEIVLCGWVHRRRDHGGLVFVDLRDREGLVQVVFNPGDSPEAHERADGLRVEYVLSIRGTVRRRPKGTENPNLPTGEVEVAAASLAILNESRPIPFALEEETDVAENVRLKYRYLDLRRPSIQGVFRSRAVLARAVREYFFENGFFEIETPVLTKSTPEGARDYLVPSRVNPGMFFALPQSPQLFKQILMIAGYDRYAQIVKCFRDEDLRADRQPEFTQIDVEMSFIDREDLFLMMEGLMARIFRDVLDVRIPLPFPRMGYREAMDRFGVDKPDTRFGLEITEYTDLLKDTEFRVFAEAAVKGGVIRGITVPGMGEASRSELAALEEVARIGGARGLSWWKVTAQGLSSPLAKHYKEEQQKGLLSRSGAKPGDLILMVADEFLIACDSLGRLRLHLGEKLNLVDTSRYDFLWVVDFPLLEWDKEEKRYAAMHHPFTAPLDGDLPLLDTDPGKARAKAYDLVLNGSEIGGGSIRIHRQDIQSKMFRLLNIGPEEAKVKFGFLLEALEFGAPPHGGIAFGLDRLAMILSGARSLRDVIAFPKTQKATCLMTDAPSPVDNRQLRELHIRVTAPEKK